A single genomic interval of Nerophis ophidion isolate RoL-2023_Sa linkage group LG11, RoL_Noph_v1.0, whole genome shotgun sequence harbors:
- the vegfaa gene encoding vascular endothelial growth factor A-A produces the protein MNFVVSLVQILLAAVLHLSTVKTASINKGVDKRKNEVIQLTEVINKSRCQPREVLVDIFTEYPEDTEHTYIPSCVVLSRCGGCCSDEAMECVPTETRNVTLQVMQLRTMVIQHKIQLSFTEHQKCDCRLKPEVQAKNEYHCAPCSERRKRLFVQDPLTCKCSCKFTQLDCKSRQLELNERTCRCDKPRR, from the exons ATGAACTTTGTTGTTAGTTTGGTACAAATTCTCTTGGCAGCGGTTCTTCACCTATCCACAGTAAAG ACTGCCAGCATTAACAAGGGAGTGGATAAGCGTAAAAATGAGG TCATCCAACTCACAGAAGTCATCAATAAGAGTCGGTGCCAGCCAAGAGAGGTGCTTGTGGATATCTTCACGGAGTATCCAGAAGACACGGAGCACACCTACATCCCTTCCTGCGTGGTCCTCAGTCGGTGTGGAGGCTGCTGCAGTGACGAGGCGATGGAGTGCGTACCGACTGAAACCCGCAACGTTACACTGCAG GTAATGCAGCTGAGAACGATGGTAATACAACATAAAATCCAGTTAAGCTTCACGGAGCATCAAAAGTGTGACTGCAG ATTAAAGCCCGAAGTTCAAGCAAAGAATGAATA CCACTGTGCGCCTTGTTCAGAGAGAAGGAAGCGCTTGTTTGTGCAGGACCCTCTCACCTGTAAATGCTCCTGCAAATTCACACAATTAGACTGCAAGTCCAGGCAGCTTGAGTTAAACGAAAGAACTTGCAG